From the Catharus ustulatus isolate bCatUst1 chromosome 2, bCatUst1.pri.v2, whole genome shotgun sequence genome, the window ATGAGAGCCCAGGATACCCCCCACCCAGGTTTGGAGACCAGGACCCCCCCATCATGTgatgcaggagggatgcagcCCCGCATGGAGGGTCACCCAGTGTCCCTGGATCACTCACAGTTAGAGGGTCAGTAGCAAAAGCAGCCACACTGTTCCTCATCTCGCTCTCATTGCCCCGCAGCGGGATGAGGGAGATGTTACCCAACCTGGCATCCTGCTGCGGCCGTGCCACCCGCATCTTGGGACGCTCCGAGGGCCACAGGGCACCCCCATTCTGcagacagaggggacagtgatgGAGACCAGAGACTCATCCACCCCAGGACCTCTCTTTTGCCCTGGGGTGCTGGTGTTTAGGGATGCTTGGATACCCCAAAGGGTTTCTGCTGGCCAAGCATCCCTCTGGGACTGTCCCACTTTTACAGGGAGTGATCATCCTGCCCACTCTCTACCTGCACCTGGAGGAAGGTGGCAAACCACTCCCGCAGATCGGCCTGGGTGTCACAGCACAGGTACCTGTGGAAACAGTGTCAGCAGCCAGAGGAGGTGGTGGAGGCAAGCAGGGTATCCCTTCTGCCCACTCCAGGGAcacctggctgctccagagatctcagctgctgctctgcatgagACCCCAGGGGACTGGGGGAGAGCTGCAGGCCCCAGGGGGAACCTGTATGGGGCCATGAGTGCTCAGCCAGGCAGTGCCCACACATATAATGGCCCTGCCAATGCCAGGAGGGTGCAActggatgatcttcaaggtcaCTTCCCATCCAAAtcatttaatgatttttatgataccccacctccccctgccatggcaaagACTCCAAAGAGCTGCCACacatccctctgtcccagggaTAAGTTTAGTATCCCATGCTGCCTTCCCTCACCATTGCTGCTTCTCGTGCTTCTCGTTTTCGTAGAATACTGTAAAGCCCCAGCTGGAAGAGAGCAGTGAGAACATTAATCCATGAGAACAGTCTACACTGCCCTCCTGTGCTGGCCAAGCACCCCACAAACCCCTCTCATCCCTgcaaatccccatccctgcaaaacccccactgtccctgcaactgccccctccagccccacaaaCCCTCCCCCAGTTCTACaggtccccccagccccacaaacaTCCCCGGGGACAGCACCAGGAACAGGGCTCGGGACAaagacagggcagggacagcgcGGAATACTGGACAGGGCTAGGGACAGTGCCTGGGACAGCCCAGTCCCTGCTGTTggaccctgctgcagcagcgTCCTACAGGGCTGCTCTGACACCTGGTGGCAGGAGGCCTGGCCAGCAGGGGACGGGTCCAGCAGCCTTGTCCCCATCCTTTGGCCCGACAGGCAACCCCTTTGCTGCTCACCACGTCGGGGGTCGAAGCTTCTTTTTAACACCCAGGTAGACCTTCAGGTTTCGGACAGGCCATTCCTTCTCTGGCTTGTGACTCTGGGGGAACAGGGAACCGGCACTGAGTTGGTGGCTGCTAACCTGTCCCACCCACCACAGTCCCCACTGTTGTTGGGATAGAGTCCACCCCTCAGCAGGAAGGATGTGGTGATGTGAGAAGAGGGTGAAGCCCAGCATGGAGCAGAGCATGTGTCTGTCACCCACGGCAGGAGCCACAGGTAGCAGGAAAGGGACACAGGTGGCCTGTCCCCCCCTAGACAGTGCCAGTTGCCTTCAGAGCTGGGACCAGCACTGGCACATGGTGACAGGTTCTCGAGACACTAGACATCACATTGTGACAGGTTCTCGAGACACTAGACATTCCCCATGGGATCCCACCTCATACCCCTCCTCAGCATCATGGCCACAGCCATGGCAGTGGTGGACCTGGATCCACTCTGCCCAGAGCACTTTCCTAAACATCCCACCGCCATCATGGCACAGCATGAGGACCCTTCCAATGCTGGCTGTGCCTTGCCATGACCCAGAAGCAGGTGCCACACTGGGAAACCCAGGCACCCTTCATCCGTGTTCACATGCAAGCAGCGTTGACTTACAAGAGCCCGATCCAATGCCCGCGGGATGGGGAAGCAACTCagcccatccccatcctctcTGGTCCCTCCCCCAgacccagctctggctgcctggaGTGAAGGACAGCAGGACCTTCAAGCCAGAAAGGCCATATGGGGAGAGATGGTAGCACAGAGGACACTACAGTGATTGGCACACGTGTGCTGCGGGATTGGATTTGGGACTGACCCTGGATTGGATCTGAGGTCAACCCTGGGCAGACTTGTAAGGGCAGAGGGCATGGGAGCCCCTGCACCCCAGCCAAGCCCCCGTTCCCCTCCCTACTCACGCTCTCCAAGGGGGGGCTCCGCTGCCTCAGGCTCTGTTCAACAGAGGACAGGGGttaaagcagagctgggggacccctccctgcagcccctctgtgcccacagGCAGGGCATAGGGATGGAGTGGTAATGTGCTTGTGTGCAGGGTCAGATCAGGGTGACCAGGAAATGGGGACAAGGagtggctgtccctgcacagccattATGCCAGCATGTTCCcccctcagccctggcactgaccaggatctctgggatctgctccaggtcTGGGTGACAGCACTTCTGGggccagctctggcactgcccacactgcccatggctgcctgcactgcctgtgCCATGGCAACCCCattgctgcctgcactgcctgaGCCAATGCCAGCCCACACGGGTCTCCTGTCCTCAGGGAATCCCTACAAAGTCTGTGTGtggcagggcaaggcagggcagggccagggaagggccagggaagggaaaggagaaggggaaggcaTGGCTCACCCGCACTTCTTTGTAGAGGCGCAGCCAGGAGTGGTTGAGGATGAAGTAGCGATCATGGAAGCCAGTGCTCAGCCCAAGTCCCAGCAGGTTCCTTTCCTCCCGGAATTTCATCATGCCATGCTTGCAGTCACCCActctgctggctggaggcacATGCCTGAGTGGCTCAGGCCCCCCAAGGAGGGCACAGCCAGACGCTCACCCCCCAAAAACGCagccctccagctgctgcagaaccCTGAGACTGCCCCCcaactcctgcctgcccccctGGCCAGGcaggccaggcaggagcagattCCCtactgctctgggcacagcattTGGCCATGACACCACATCATGGGGCTCCAAGTCACATGCTAACTGAGCTGGTGCCTTGCATGGATCCTATACCATCCTCTTTTGAAATCCCAAccccttctccatcccctccacTCTGCGTCCCCATCTGCAtccaatccccatcccatcccagacCATGGCCCCTGCCTCTCACCAAGGTAGATGAGCATGTTCTCCATGGACATCTGCTTCTTCACCACCAGGTAACTGtctgtccccaggcagtgcaggatgGGCAGAACTTTCTCCGAGTAGTGCAAGGGCCGCTCTGTCAGTCAGGGGACAGGCAGGTCTCAGGAAGTGTACCCAGGGCCAGCTCCCATCCAGAGAGTATCACACTTGTGTCCTGATGGTCTGGCATGGTCTTGCCACTAAAATATGTCCCCAAGTGCCCCATCTACAGGTCTTTTCAATTTCTCCAGGGATAGTGActcaccactgccctgggcagcctgtgccagggctggacaactCTTTGGTTGAAGGAATTTTCTCAAacatccagcctaaacctcccctggcataACTTGAGgctatttcctcttgtcctgtcacttgttactgAGAAAAGACGACCCCGGCCCATTGGCAGCAAGAGCTCAAGGCACCAGCAGGCAGGACCAGGGTCTCATCCTGCTTCTGTTGATCTCTCCCTTGCTTCTGCAATGTAGGGCTGGTTACTTTGGTGGCTGCAGAACCTGGACACCTGCCCATATCAAGCTTCAAAGGCACTTGAACTCCTAAGGATACAGACAGAAGTGCTGGCCCAAACTCCAGCCCATCTGTAGTACTCGGCCATGTGCAAGTTGGATGACATAAGCCACTGTCCTCCTCTGAGCACCTGGAGCccatcccagattgctccatGGTGCATTCACAAGGGGAGATTCTTTCATACCGATCCTTATATCTATTCCCATCTCCATCTGCATCTCTATCCCATATCCATCCTTGCTCCATCTGCATCACCATGTCCATCATCTtttccatcctcatccccactTCATCCTCATCTCTAACTTCATCCCCATCTGCATCCCCATCTCCACCTCTGACATCATCCCCACTTTCATCTCCATCTCTCTCCCCCTCATCACCACCCTCATTCATGCCCCTGCACCAACCTGCCTCTTCCCTCTCATTCACTTCAAAGCAGCTCCAGTAGTCTTTCTCCTTCATGACAATTTTCCGCCGGTCCAGGATCTCAAAGGTGAGCTCCTCAGCTGTCATTGTGGCTGGGATCTGAGAGGGAGGGGACAAGTCTCCAACAGTCAGTGCTCAGGGCCCTTCCATCCTCACACCACAGAGGTGCCAGCTCAGCATGAGTGCTCATGCTTGGACACACAACGAGGGGACCCCTGTCCTCTCTTCACCCTCTGCACCCTCTGCCCAGTTGCTCACCTTGACATGctgctctgtctctgtcttTTTCTCCTCCAGGTAGACAGTGCAGATGAAGTCCCCAGCTTGCTGGAGGGAAACAGTAAAGTGCTTCAACCTGCAGCTTCCCATGTGTGGGTGAAATCCTCCCCACCAGTGTGGACATCCCTTGCCCAGGGCATGTCCAGAAGATGCTACAGTAAACATTGGGGGCCCCAAGAGAAGATGTCCCCATGTTCAGGACCCACCTGTGTTCCACTGGATGATGCCTCCCGCATCTTCATGATGGCTGTGATTTcatcctgctgcttcttcatCTCTTGGTCATTGACCTGCCAGAGAAGAGAAGCCATCAGGGCAGACCAGACCATCCCGGCTCCAGGCTTCAGGTTTCCAAGGTTTGAGAAGACATGGCCCTCTCTCCCCTTGTCTCCAAAGCAAGATGTCTACAGACAAAGCAGACTTgacttcctcctccttccaccTCTCCATTCCCTATGAATGTCCACACACCGGGACCCAGGGTTGAACCTACGTTAAAGATCTCCACATAGTGACTGATGAGGTCCTCCACCACACGTCCTGCCTTGTAGTCCTTCCCATCCGTCTGGAAGAGTGTGGGCCCAAAGACAATGGCCAGGTTGTGTGTGTTCATCTGGTTCTCCCCAGAGAAGCACTGGACCCTGTGGGGAACTCTGTCAATATTCCTGCCCCAGAACCACCCCCGGACCCCTCCCTTCAACCCCCATGCAGGACATGATGCTTGGCATCAGGCCCAGTTTGACCCAAACTCCTCCCCTTTCCttgcagggacatggggatgaGGGCTCTCCcacaccccagagcccccaagGACCCGCAGTGGAGAGGCTGACGCCCAGGGGGTCCATGCCATACCGGAAGAGGTGATTGATGAGCGCCTTCAGCGTGGCCCGGTTCACTGGAGGgagggcagccagcagctgccgGTACTTGCCAATCTTTGCCTCCTCATCCTCCAGCGCTGCCAGAGGGAGAGAATGAACGTGGAGGAGCACAAAGCAGAGCTTTAGGCTCAGGGCCACACCATCCCCTCTACAGACTCCACTTCCCCTCTCCCGTCCCAACATGGGGATGGAGCATCCCAAATCCATTAGGCCAGAGACTATCCCAGgtctgcagagccagagcatGCCAGAGCTGAAGCATCCCAGAATCATGAGACCAGAGTATCCCAGCTCCATGGGGTAGGAGCACCCTAGCTGAATGGGGAAGGAGCATCTCAGCACCACAGGACCAGAACCTGCCAGTTCCAAGGTGCCAGAGCATCCTAGGACTGGAGAATCCCAGGTCCATGGGGTGACAGCACACCTGCTTTATGGGGCTGAATCATCTCCGACCTGTGAGGCCAAGGTACCCTAGCTCCATGGGGCCAcagcatcccagctctgcagcactaGATCACCCCAGATTCATGGGAACAGAGTATCTCAGCATAATGGgactgcagcatcccagcatcaTGGGGCCAGGACATCCCAGCTCCACAGAGCTGAAGCACCACaaggctggagcatcccagctctgtgaagcCAGAGCATTCCAGCTCTATGGGGCCATAGCTTgtgtctgtttttctgctggGTGCATCTATCCCCAGTGTTCACTGAGCAGATCCAGAAGGGAAGGGGGATCTGGCTGTTTTCCCTGGCTCAGCCCCACCCTTGCCAGAGCATAAGTCTGTACAAGGGCAGCATGAACACACTCCACTCCCCACCCACCACTTgagatcccagcccaggggaacATGTGGAGCCCAGACATGTTTCTCCAACCCATGAAGGGGACAAAGAGACTGCACAGAACTGAGTAGCCCACgcctctcctcctgccacccccaagcagccccagggctcacCCGTTGCCCACAGCCAGTCCGGGGCCCACCGCCGAGTGAAGAGCCCATCCCCAAGGTCACGGAAGAAGCGTTTGAGGGTGTTGGCCACATCGTCCACCTGGTGCTCGCCCTCTTTCAGGCAGACACGGCGCGCATCCCgctgcagcacctccaggagGCTGGTGGTCTTGGAGTTCTGCCCGCTCTTGCGGTAGATTCCCTCAGACGTCAGCCCTGTGATGGAGCCAGTGGGAATGAGACCCCCTCTGCAGGAGACAGACCCCATTCCTGGCCCACCAGCTCCCCATCAAACACTGCCAGGCACCACAGAGTGTCCCATCCCACAGGTGCTCCTGTGACTGGAGCCAAAGCCCTGTTAGAGATGGAGCCCTCCCACACAGCTGAGTAGATGttcagggagggagggaaacaTGCACCACAAGCATGAAGGGTTCTCAGCCTGCCACTCCACACCAATGGGATGAGCTGAATGCCACACTCTGGTCCCTCCAGCACCCCAAGACTTGAGCCGTACCGCACTGGGTGATGTAGTCAATGCAGCGGTCCACCAGCAGTGGGACGTCCGACTCCGTCAGCTGTTGCTCCGACAAGGTGTCCCCCGCGCTGCCCGCAGCCTTCTGGATGGCGTGGACCCAGCCCAGGAAATCTAGCTTCCGCTCCCCTTGGATGTACAGTGTCCTGCCAGCAtgcctgggctcagcaggggGCTGGGTGCTCCCCCACACCCCACTGCATGTCTGCAGCCCCCAGGAAGGCTGGCCCTGGAGGCCTTCAGGTGATCCCACCTCAGTTTTGGGGGTCTAGAGACATGGCAGGGAGGGTAAAGACACTCCAGAACAAGAAGGGGTATTTGGTTGGGGGgccctccctctcccccacccTCTTACCTCCGCCTCTCCACCAGCACCAGAACCTCATGGTCCCCCTGGATGGCTGGAAAGGAAGGCAGGGAGTCCAGCACCTATGGGAACATGGGGTGCCACAGCTCCCCTAGACCCACACGCTGTGGGAGGCTCTGCCAACAGGTCCAGCTCCAGTCAAATGGGAcaagcagagagggagaagaggacggagagggagaagagcatgaagaggaaaaagagcagCTGCATTCCCTCTCCTTCAAGGGACTGAGCTCCACAGGAGCAATACCCATCAGACTCCCACTAAAAGCTAGGTGCACCCTAGGGTAGGATCTGGGGGACAcaccctccctcccagccagggggtcctgtcagcagggctggggtactcacagagctcctgcagcttgCGCAGCTGGAGAGGCTCCTGCCGACGGCCATCCTCGGAGCAGACATGGAGCGTGGAGCCGACCAGGGCAAACCAGCCCTCCTGGGCACGCTCCAGGGTGAGACCCCCTTTGTAATGCAGTCGGCCAAGCCGCTCAAAGTCTAGTGCCACCAGCTCCTCGGCACAGGGGTGGACAAAGGACTGAGCCAGGTAGAGGAGGAATCCATCAGCACCACTGTGTTCAGTTGCCACAGcacccagggccacccctgCACCCCACACCCCACCTTGGCAATAGACTTGAGCCATTCTCGAGCGGAGTCAGGGCTCTCCAGCCCGAAGAGGTAGAGTCGATCTGCCTCGGTGTACACCTCAAACGTGCTCTCGAACCTtcaggagggaggaaaaggggattCTGGGTGTCCACAGGGGTGGGATAGAGCTGGGTGGGTGATAGGGCTATTCCAGGGGTGCATCCTGCTACATGGCTGCTGATGGCTCTGATAATGGCTGATCCACCCCAATCATGGCCCCAGGCACTccaggatccctgtgctgccagatGCATTCCAACATGGGACAAAGGGACTGCACAGGGGCCACAAAATTGTTACAAGGGAGTTGGACCAGGGTCCCAGAGGAATTACAAAGCAGCTGCAAAGAAGTCACAAAGGTATAACAAAAGTATTGGAAAGATGTTCCAAAGGGGCTGCAAATTATTTACACAGTATCCTCACAAAGCCATAGGCTCAGGGGCCATTGGTGGGGTTGGGGACTACAGTCCCCTCTTGCCACCCCTCATGGGGgccactgcagctgtgccaggccctgCAGGAACCGAGGGGCTAttgggatgctccaggggaGTGCAGCCTTACCCATGGGCATGGAGTGGGTTGTTCACCAGGCAGACAATTTCCTCCACCCTGATCTCGCCATTGGGCACAGTGTTACGGTCGTTCTCATAGTAGCTGAGCACACCATCCTGCAGCGTGCACCACCGCCGGCTGaactctgcagggcacaggagaGCACTGAGCAGCCTCCCTGAGCTCTGGCCCACTCCACAGCCTGAgcactccagcagcacccactgGGTGCCCACCCGATGTGACCACCCCTCAAACCAGGCAGGCTACCAGGTGATGCTCACTTCCCCGCCACCTTTTCAATGCCTGAGATAATGGGAGAGGGTGCAATTTCCCCTGAGAGGGGAAATCTCCCCTGTGAATCTCCCAGCTCCCTTTTCCCTGTCTCACACATGTACCTTCTGGGCCCTTCCGCTCAGTGATGGGCTTGACCATGGAGGGGGTCTTGTAGAGGAAGCCATTGTGGGTAATGGAGGGTAGGTGCACAGAGTAGTGCTTCTCCTCACTGCACACCATCTCCAGGCGTGGCGGCTCTGCAAGCAGGGAGATCAGTCTGTCATGGAGATctgccctcctcccccagccccacaaggCAGCTGGGCTTCCCCCATCTCAGCACAAGGAGCATCTCACAGGCTGCATCCCGAGCTgccaccacagcacagctggggtgCAAGGAACAGTGCTGGTATCcaaacccagagctgcctgggagtCATCCCACATCCTGAGTCCTTCCCAAAGCCCCTCCCTAagcactgagctgggactgggtgGGAACAATGGGGGGAGGTGGGGTCCAGGCTCCTCCACCACTGAGGTCcctcccaggctgtcccaggatCCTGCTGCTTTGTAGGAGGTGCGGGGCAGAGCATCACAGTCCTGCAGCTGAAATAacagcccagggctctgtcaCTGCCTCATCATCTATTCACAGTCATGTCCCCTGCCTCGATTTCCCTACCTTGCCAGCAAGACGCAACCCTCACTTCCTCCAGGATGAAGCAGAGATAGGATGCAGGTACACCCCTAAATCACACCCAGGTCAGAGTGCAGGgtgcctggagctctggagaTGTGGAATCCAGGATGAGGCggatccctgctctcccagccccagcagtaTGAGCCCAAGCTTTGGATTTCTCTGGCTCATTGGGGTGGCCTGGGAGGCCTCGCAGCTCTCCCAGACATTTTTAGTGCTGACACATCAGGAAGAGCTTGGCCAGCCCCAGTCCTGGGCAAATTCCAACTTCTGCAGGACAGACTTGGCTGCCAAGGCGAGGAGGAAGGTAACAGCTTTGGCAGGTGCTGGTCAGCCCCCCACACCTCTGTTCCACCTGCCCAAGTGTTCCTGCCCACCCACCCAAGGCCTGTATTAGGGTGCACATCCCATGGGAGCCGTCAGCCCTCATGCAGTCAAGTTCAGGGGCAGGCGTGCACATCCAGCAGAATGGGACTGGCCATTAGGGGGGGTCAGCCCTCCCGCCCCAGGGACATGCTGGAGGTGCCGATCTGACAGAGGAATGTCCCTTGAAGCGGCCTGGAATGCCCACAGCATGCCAGGATGGTGTGGGAATActctctcctgtcccttccagTGTGTGCAACACCAGCCTGCGTCCCCAGCTGGGTTCCAGACCTGTGTTCCCAGCTGGGATTGAGCccccaggggcacaggggctCCCCAAAGCCTCTCTTCCCTCTCACGGGGAACACAGACCCTCAACAGTGCCAGCAGACGGAGAGCCTCCTACCAGGAAGCTGCTGGGCagaacacagagctgggatcagctccAAACATAGCTGTGTCCCTCCGAATACCCCAGCAGCAACTCCAGGAATGTTGTCAGTGGGTGTGAGCCCGTGGTGGAGCTTCAAGGGTGTCAGCCCTTACCTGAGGTTTTGTTGTGGAGCAGGAACTCCATCTGCAGCCGCTGCCCACTTCTCTCAGCCAGGGCCAGGGGCGTTGGGCACTGAGGGTCCCCGGTGTCACAGGTCACCGATGCCCCACAGAAGAGCAGAGCCTGCGTCTCTGCCAGGTCACTGGTGGTGACAGCCGCACACAGAGCCTGCCGCAGAGCCAGGAGGGCAGCGGTGAAGCCAGTGGCTCCCaccaaggaggaggaggagacccCCAGCAAAAGGAGCCGGGTGAGTGCAGTGAGCTGCCGGCCCCCCGGCCGCCTGGTCAGAACAAAGGAGGCTCAAACTGGGAGAAAAACTTTGGAGCCGGCAGCGAATCCCTCCCTTAAGGAGCCAGAGTGAAGTCATACGGCAGCAGGGCGGGCCGGCCGAGCCAGAGtaggaaaacaaacaagcccACATGCGAATTCCCTTGGCTGCCTGGGCCCCCCGTGTACCCCCACCGCTTGTGCAAACACTGGAGAAGCCATGGCAGGGGCAAAGCCTgcatggcagagcaggaggtgaaAGTCAGCAGTCAGAGTGCCAGGATGGCATTCCTTGCGTGATATTCCCTGTGTGACTCTGCTGgcaccctgccagcagcacagggaataGGTGCCTTGGCTGGTGATTAGGAGTGCCGGCCAGGTATTCCTGGAGAGGAATGTCAAGTTGCCTCAGCTGGGGTGTACCCCCAGCACCAGCTTCCCTAAGCCCAATCCAGCCAAGGGCTTGACCCCAAAACAATCTCCAAGCCAGGGAGAGATAAACCCTTGGGCTGCCTGGCTGTGGTAGGGAGATCCCATCTTGGACTAGGCTCTCCAGCCTGGGCATGAAGCTGGTTACGCCCCATGGCAGAGATGTTACCCTGTCGCCACAGCTGGCTCATCCCTCCTGCAGACCCCAGGCTTTGGCTTGGGGTGCACAGTGAGAACACAGGGTGTGCAGTGGGGGCTAGGAGGAtacaggcagggagggatggtgGGCAGTCTGCTTGGACACAGACTTCACTCCCAAAAGAGGTTCAAGacaccagctcagcaccacTTTGCACCCAGGCAGAACCCCCAAGCgggtgcccatccctgggggcCACTGACCCTGTCAAGCTCCTCCTGGTTGCCGAAGAGCGGGTGGTAGTGGCGGTACTTGCCCTCCCGGTATTTGGCGATGAGGAAGCGcctcctctcctggctgctgctggtggggctgATGGCCTCACTGGGAGGCACATTTGCAGCCCAAAACTGGTTGGCCGTCACATTGCCAAActgctggaagagctgtggggacaaggacaaggagacACCAGCGTGACAATACTATTGGGGCATGTGTGGGGGACTTTGCTGGGGGCAGGGTGCTGCCCCGGAGGAACAGTGGGGTGCAGGAAGAGCATGGGTGGTGTAGGGGAATGGGGAGTGTGAGTGGGCAGGGTGCAGGTGTACCGACCCACTGCAGGCATGCAGCATCTGACAGCCCCCATAGCCGCCAACTCCCCTTCCTGCCCCGGAAAAACACATCTGGAAAGCAGCACCCAGCTGTGAGAGGTGGGGTGGTGCTCGGTATCCACGGGGACAGATTCAAAGCGCTTTTGGTGGCCCTTTGCCACCCCGCTACCCACAGCTGAGGAGGTTTGTCAGGGAGACCCACATCACCGCAACACCCACGGGAGACTGCCAGCAGCCCGCAGCTCTTAGGGGTGGAATGGGTACATGCCGGAGTCGAGGAGGGGCGAGCTGGggcctggggatgctggagtGGTTTCAGGCAGCGTTCccagagaggggaggggaaagggagcagccgcaggcagcagctggaagcgTTTGGGAGCTCggggagcaggcagtgctggaggcgGGGGCTGCGCGGGTGGGACGCCGAGCAGGAATGCAGGATCGGAGCAGGATGGATGGGAAGAAGAACGGAACCAGCCGGGCTCTGCCGGCGGGAAATGGCTGCCAGGTTAGGTCTTGAAACGaatcccagctccccccgccCACTCACTCCCGGCGCTGGCTGCGCCGGCACATTCCAGCGCGCCGGCGGCCATGGCGCTCCGGCAGAGTGCTCTGCCCCTGGCCCCGCTCCAAACCCACGGCCACGGCCCCACAGCCGTGTCCCCACGGCCAGAGACACCGCCTGTCCGTGGCACATCCAGGGCCGCTTGTCCTTGTTCAGCCGGCGTGCTGAACTGGCTGCCAGGGGTCCGCAGGGACAGAAGGAAAGGCTGCTGGGGGTCCTCTCCCATGGTGTCCCCCCAAGGGGCTGGAATCAGCCTGGAAGAGCCCTGCGGGGCTCCAGCACcccccagcccacagccagCTGCTCCATAATGCTCAGGGAACAGGGTGTCACCTCCCAAAAGGGCTTTTTGGGACTGGTCTGTGCCACTACCTCGATCAGCTCCTCAGTCCACACCTTCCTGTCCATCTTCAGGCTCCGGACTTTGGTGATGCCCGGGCCCAATCCCCGGTGTTCCCCTGCCAGTGAGATGAGCCATTAGGGAAAGatctgggggtccccagggatCCCCATTTGTGCCCCTCTGGATATGGGTACCTGCACATCTCTTGCAGATGACAACACAGAGGTTGATGGAGGCCCAGTCGGGTTTGGGGGAGCCGCAGTCGGCACAGAAGCGGTTGGACTCCGCTGCCCAGATCCTCTCGGCCACCTCCGAGTTGGAGAGTGCCTCAGCGATGGACTGCTGCATGGCCTCCACccattcctccttctcctgctccgTGTCAGCAGAGAAGCTGCCAGGA encodes:
- the ARAP1 gene encoding arf-GAP with Rho-GAP domain, ANK repeat and PH domain-containing protein 1 isoform X7, whose product is MAKEDAEPRTRRPRSMRCSLFSEDEFGEDHPSASPANGGSSWSDRDPSLHPSAPDTFPGSSSDTFSDSMEGTSATASLSPTIRAGWLDKNPPQGSYIYQKRWVKLDADYLRYFDSEKDTYSKGLIPVSSISRVSSIGDQKFEVVTNNRNFVFRAENDADRNQWIRTLQQIAEERKSKAPERTSMSFATDSATEPADKSGFLELRGFKHKLFVVVVGDKVFLYKNAEDYRLGIGITYIEMNVGNVKEVDRRGFDLTTPYRIFSFSADTEQEKEEWVEAMQQSIAEALSNSEVAERIWAAESNRFCADCGSPKPDWASINLCVVICKRCAGEHRGLGPGITKVRSLKMDRKVWTEELIELFQQFGNVTANQFWAANVPPSEAISPTSSSQERRRFLIAKYREGKYRHYHPLFGNQEELDRALCAAVTTSDLAETQALLFCGASVTCDTGDPQCPTPLALAERSGQRLQMEFLLHNKTSEPPRLEMVCSEEKHYSVHLPSITHNGFLYKTPSMVKPITERKGPEEFSRRWCTLQDGVLSYYENDRNTVPNGEIRVEEIVCLVNNPLHAHGFESTFEVYTEADRLYLFGLESPDSAREWLKSIAKSFVHPCAEELVALDFERLGRLHYKGGLTLERAQEGWFALVGSTLHVCSEDGRRQEPLQLRKLQELSIQGDHEVLVLVERRRTLYIQGERKLDFLGWVHAIQKAAGSAGDTLSEQQLTESDVPLLVDRCIDYITQCGLTSEGIYRKSGQNSKTTSLLEVLQRDARRVCLKEGEHQVDDVANTLKRFFRDLGDGLFTRRWAPDWLWATALEDEEAKIGKYRQLLAALPPVNRATLKALINHLFRVQCFSGENQMNTHNLAIVFGPTLFQTDGKDYKAGRVVEDLISHYVEIFNVNDQEMKKQQDEITAIMKMREASSSGTQQAGDFICTVYLEEKKTETEQHVKIPATMTAEELTFEILDRRKIVMKEKDYWSCFEVNEREEAERPLHYSEKVLPILHCLGTDSYLVVKKQMSMENMLIYLASRVGDCKHGMMKFREERNLLGLGLSTGFHDRYFILNHSWLRLYKEVRSLRQRSPPLESSHKPEKEWPVRNLKVYLGVKKKLRPPTCWGFTVFYENEKHEKQQWYLCCDTQADLREWFATFLQVMGVPCGPRSVPRCGWHGRSRMPASAERLSWKTDMPVHLQVGQPSGYRTSPAPWHLPGVLLPPEPPLGPLTFHCGDHRQPGGEMAARPPPLPQQSWAWEPLPDSPQDVSPPVLCPSHLWPPLLFPAPGGKAEPGWELLSRAFTFPLSSPIFKSFSSKMIRLVGAALPVGCRTSPSHGMHAWPQALASSYSHHSWGRVPSMPGRAG